One stretch of Eggerthella lenta DSM 2243 DNA includes these proteins:
- a CDS encoding purine-cytosine permease family protein, protein MAPENDIDYSLSRVPDEAKQPFWRILFIRIGAICCVSQLMLGAALGYGLTFWDAFLATMLGSVLLQVVSWALGTAAAREGLSTSLLSRWTGFGKVGSALFGGVVAISMVGWFGVQNAVFGQGMAEIVPFTDFLGTQEILPGIMAGITPEYIFWAIITGLGITLLVVFGIKAIANFATVFVPLFVIVVIVAAAIILQNHSLTELLTTAPPGPALSLGAATTMVAGGFIAGAICTPDYARFLKNGTQAFWMTLIGTFVGELGMNLLAVLLAHAMGTENIVDIMMGTSGIIGVIIVVASTVKLNDINLYSSSLGLATMINALFNKAISRNGLVWALGIVGTLLSVIGIINYFTNFLTLLGVAIPPVAGIMVVDYFILKRSRATLDASRAKGELPEKVEKWNPIAIVCWIAGFAVGEVTSIMNAGIPGLNSLILAGVLYWIVMKVYASMKKVDTVTFTETDQVL, encoded by the coding sequence ATGGCTCCTGAAAACGACATCGATTACTCGCTGTCGCGCGTTCCTGATGAAGCGAAACAGCCATTTTGGCGGATTCTTTTCATCAGGATCGGCGCGATCTGCTGCGTATCCCAGCTCATGTTGGGCGCGGCACTAGGCTACGGCCTGACGTTCTGGGATGCCTTCCTGGCAACCATGCTCGGCTCGGTGCTGCTTCAGGTGGTCAGCTGGGCGCTGGGCACGGCGGCCGCGCGCGAAGGCTTGTCCACCAGCCTGCTGTCCCGCTGGACCGGGTTCGGCAAGGTAGGATCCGCCCTGTTCGGCGGCGTGGTGGCTATCTCCATGGTGGGCTGGTTCGGCGTGCAGAACGCGGTGTTTGGCCAGGGCATGGCTGAAATCGTCCCGTTCACAGATTTCCTCGGCACGCAGGAGATCCTGCCCGGCATCATGGCTGGAATCACGCCCGAGTACATCTTCTGGGCCATCATCACCGGCCTGGGCATCACGCTGCTCGTGGTGTTCGGCATCAAGGCCATCGCGAACTTCGCCACGGTGTTCGTGCCGCTGTTCGTGATCGTGGTCATCGTAGCCGCAGCCATCATCCTGCAGAACCATTCGCTGACCGAGCTTCTCACCACGGCCCCTCCGGGACCGGCGCTGTCGCTGGGCGCGGCAACCACCATGGTGGCGGGCGGCTTCATTGCGGGCGCCATCTGCACGCCCGACTACGCGCGATTCCTGAAGAACGGCACCCAAGCATTCTGGATGACGCTCATCGGCACGTTCGTGGGCGAGCTGGGCATGAACCTGCTTGCCGTGCTGCTGGCGCACGCCATGGGCACCGAGAATATCGTCGACATCATGATGGGCACGTCGGGCATCATCGGCGTCATCATCGTAGTCGCCTCCACGGTGAAGCTGAACGACATCAACCTGTACTCGTCCAGCCTGGGCTTGGCAACCATGATCAACGCGCTGTTCAACAAGGCCATCAGCCGCAACGGACTCGTGTGGGCGCTCGGCATCGTGGGCACGCTGCTGTCGGTCATCGGCATCATCAACTACTTCACTAACTTCCTCACGCTGCTGGGCGTGGCCATCCCGCCCGTCGCCGGCATCATGGTGGTGGACTACTTCATCTTGAAGCGCAGCCGCGCGACGCTTGACGCTTCGCGCGCCAAGGGCGAGCTGCCCGAGAAGGTTGAGAAGTGGAACCCCATCGCCATCGTCTGCTGGATCGCCGGTTTCGCCGTGGGCGAGGTCACCAGCATCATGAACGCGGGCATTCCGGGCCTGAACTCGCTGATCCTGGCCGGCGTGCTGTACTGGATCGTGATGAAGGTGTACGCCTCCATGAAGAAGGTGGACACCGTTACGTTCACGGAAACGGACCAAGTGCTGTAA
- a CDS encoding DUF86 domain-containing protein: MNAKRDDLSRLQEIHDIILQTKRQLRALEFTRSRFCDPDNDEDDLIAEGIMNRVLRVTEEVGRLSDEVSQRYGFEKHAVLGVRNRLAHAYGDVDREIIWAVIEHDFDELLASCALYCEDNGLDLE, translated from the coding sequence ATGAACGCGAAGCGCGATGACTTATCTCGTCTTCAGGAGATCCACGACATAATTTTGCAGACCAAGCGTCAGCTGCGCGCGCTCGAGTTCACTCGTTCTCGATTTTGCGATCCTGACAACGACGAAGATGATCTGATCGCAGAAGGCATCATGAATCGCGTGCTGCGTGTCACTGAGGAAGTCGGGCGGCTTTCCGACGAGGTATCGCAGCGCTATGGGTTCGAAAAGCATGCAGTGCTGGGTGTGAGGAATCGTCTCGCACATGCTTACGGGGATGTCGATCGCGAGATAATATGGGCCGTCATCGAACATGATTTTGACGAGTTGCTTGCATCATGCGCTCTGTATTGCGAGGACAACGGTCTTGATCTGGAATAA
- a CDS encoding nucleotidyltransferase family protein: MDYFETDSNSSAPKRVPLSLRLPVQVVESVDRYASENRMSKTDAFLHFLRRGMDAERGELRLDQLVEIKEQLSEIKGMLLEKRGDRSEEAAFVREAVAQAASEFPAIERAYLFGSFARGTFGSDSDVDVRIEYDHGMSFNLHDVSQFGKRIEQATGREVDVVSADRIKKEGLAAAIERDKELVYEREAR, encoded by the coding sequence ATGGACTATTTCGAAACCGATTCCAATTCGAGTGCGCCGAAGCGCGTGCCCTTGTCGCTGCGGCTTCCCGTTCAGGTGGTCGAATCTGTGGATCGGTATGCGAGCGAAAATCGGATGAGCAAGACAGATGCTTTCCTTCATTTTCTTCGCAGGGGGATGGATGCGGAGCGGGGAGAGCTTCGTTTGGATCAGCTTGTCGAAATCAAAGAGCAGCTTTCGGAGATCAAAGGCATGCTGTTGGAAAAAAGAGGCGATCGATCCGAGGAGGCTGCTTTCGTGCGCGAAGCCGTTGCTCAAGCCGCCTCGGAGTTCCCCGCAATCGAGCGCGCGTACCTGTTCGGCTCTTTCGCGAGGGGTACGTTCGGTTCGGATAGCGATGTCGACGTCCGCATCGAATACGACCATGGCATGTCCTTCAACTTGCATGATGTGTCGCAGTTCGGGAAGCGCATCGAGCAGGCTACCGGGCGCGAGGTCGACGTGGTTTCCGCTGATCGTATTAAAAAGGAGGGCTTGGCTGCGGCCATAGAGAGGGATAAGGAGCTGGTTTATGAACGCGAAGCGCGATGA
- a CDS encoding nitrilase-related carbon-nitrogen hydrolase, translating to MTETKQAAGGRTVHLALVQFESVLCDPAANTQKACRMIAEAAAEGADLVVLPELFSTGYELNIVGPHVPELAEPVDGPTVRALQDAARAGNCYVVAGLALAYDMAGVPFNSSVVIDRQGELLGTYDKQHLWALERFYFRSGCDCPVFDTDFGRIGVMICYDMGFPEVARMLALQGADLILCPSAWCQEDMDVWDVNAPARALENTAFVAAVNRYGVEDQLVMPGHTKVCNPRGHVVAELAEEAEGVLHVELDLNEVVDYRQRSPYLRDRRPDLYDLVLLP from the coding sequence ATGACCGAAACGAAACAAGCGGCTGGCGGCCGCACGGTGCATTTGGCACTGGTTCAGTTCGAGAGCGTGCTGTGCGATCCGGCAGCGAATACCCAAAAGGCGTGCCGGATGATCGCCGAGGCGGCTGCCGAAGGCGCCGACCTCGTGGTGTTGCCCGAGCTGTTCTCTACAGGCTACGAGCTGAACATTGTCGGCCCTCACGTGCCCGAACTGGCCGAGCCGGTAGACGGCCCCACGGTGCGTGCGCTGCAAGACGCTGCCCGCGCAGGCAACTGCTACGTGGTGGCGGGCCTCGCGCTCGCGTACGATATGGCTGGGGTCCCGTTCAACAGCTCGGTCGTCATCGATCGCCAGGGGGAGCTTCTGGGCACGTACGACAAGCAGCATCTGTGGGCGCTCGAGCGCTTCTACTTCCGCTCCGGCTGCGACTGCCCGGTGTTCGACACCGACTTCGGGCGCATCGGCGTGATGATCTGCTACGACATGGGCTTCCCCGAGGTCGCGCGCATGCTGGCGCTGCAGGGGGCTGATCTTATCCTGTGCCCCTCGGCGTGGTGCCAGGAGGATATGGACGTGTGGGACGTGAACGCGCCCGCCCGCGCGCTAGAGAACACTGCGTTCGTGGCGGCCGTGAACCGTTACGGCGTCGAGGATCAGCTGGTCATGCCGGGCCACACGAAGGTGTGCAACCCGCGCGGCCACGTGGTGGCCGAGCTGGCCGAAGAGGCCGAAGGGGTGCTGCATGTGGAGCTCGACCTGAACGAAGTGGTCGATTATCGCCAGCGCAGCCCCTACCTGCGCGACCGTCGCCCCGACCTTTACGATCTGGTGCTGCTCCCATAA
- a CDS encoding hydantoinase/oxoprolinase N-terminal domain-containing protein: MADQKRIWRLGIDVGGTNTDAVVIDGDLKLVAATKSPTTEDVMSGIVAAMHEVITQIGADEARNIGFAMLGTTHCTNAIVERKRLNKVAALRVGAPATTAISCMADWPDELKNAMRVRDFLVHGGNEFDGREISALSEDEIREVARVVREEGFESVAVTSVFSPVSDAHEKRAAAVLREELGEGFPITLSSEIGSLGFLERENASILNAALYDVARTTADSFEAALASEGLADVAVYLGQNDGTLMSVDYAKRYPIFTIACGPTNSIRGASFLTQEKDAVVVDIGGTTTDVGVLAHGFPRESMVAVEIGDVRTNFRMPDLVSVGLGGGSLVRQLEDGSVTVGPDSVGYLVTKKARCFGGDTLTATDIVVAKGLAEGVGDPTLVADLEPALVDAAYAEITRIIEDAVDAMKTSAGDVTVILVGGGSILAPDQLEGSDNVLRPENFGVANAVGSAIAQVSGQIAKVFSLTETPREQALAESKQRACDEAIEAGADPSTVEVVDVEDIPMAYLGDALCIRVKAVGDLML; this comes from the coding sequence ATGGCAGATCAGAAGCGCATCTGGCGTCTGGGTATCGACGTGGGCGGCACGAACACCGACGCGGTGGTCATCGACGGCGACCTCAAGCTGGTGGCCGCGACGAAAAGCCCCACCACCGAGGACGTCATGAGCGGCATCGTGGCCGCCATGCACGAGGTGATCACCCAGATCGGTGCCGACGAGGCGCGCAACATCGGGTTCGCCATGCTGGGCACCACGCATTGCACGAACGCCATCGTCGAGCGCAAGCGCCTGAACAAGGTGGCCGCGCTGCGCGTGGGCGCTCCGGCCACGACGGCCATCAGCTGCATGGCTGACTGGCCCGACGAGCTGAAGAACGCCATGCGCGTGCGCGACTTCCTCGTGCACGGCGGCAACGAGTTCGACGGTCGCGAGATCAGCGCGCTGTCGGAAGACGAGATCCGCGAGGTCGCGCGCGTCGTGCGCGAAGAGGGCTTCGAGTCCGTGGCCGTGACCAGCGTGTTCTCGCCGGTGTCCGACGCGCACGAGAAGCGCGCCGCCGCCGTTCTGCGCGAGGAGCTGGGCGAGGGCTTCCCCATCACGCTGTCGTCGGAGATCGGGTCGCTCGGCTTCCTCGAGCGCGAGAACGCGTCCATCCTGAACGCGGCGCTGTACGACGTGGCGCGCACGACGGCCGACAGCTTCGAGGCGGCGCTCGCGTCTGAGGGCCTCGCCGATGTGGCTGTGTACCTGGGCCAGAACGACGGCACGCTCATGAGCGTGGACTACGCGAAGCGTTACCCCATCTTCACCATCGCGTGCGGGCCTACGAACTCCATCCGCGGCGCGTCGTTCTTGACGCAGGAGAAGGACGCCGTGGTCGTCGACATCGGCGGCACCACCACCGACGTGGGCGTGCTGGCGCACGGCTTCCCGCGCGAGAGCATGGTGGCCGTGGAAATCGGCGACGTGCGCACGAACTTCCGCATGCCCGACCTGGTGTCGGTGGGCCTCGGCGGCGGCTCGCTCGTGCGCCAGCTGGAGGACGGCAGCGTGACGGTGGGCCCCGACAGCGTGGGCTACCTGGTCACGAAGAAGGCGCGGTGCTTCGGCGGCGACACGCTGACTGCGACCGATATCGTGGTGGCGAAGGGCCTGGCCGAGGGCGTGGGCGATCCGACGCTGGTGGCCGACCTCGAGCCGGCGCTCGTGGACGCGGCCTATGCCGAGATCACGCGCATCATCGAGGACGCGGTGGACGCGATGAAGACTTCGGCCGGCGACGTGACGGTGATTCTCGTGGGCGGCGGCTCCATCCTGGCGCCCGACCAGCTGGAAGGCTCGGACAACGTGCTGCGCCCTGAGAACTTCGGCGTGGCGAACGCGGTGGGTTCGGCCATCGCGCAGGTGTCCGGCCAGATCGCCAAGGTGTTCTCGCTGACCGAGACGCCGCGCGAGCAGGCGCTTGCCGAGTCGAAGCAGCGTGCGTGCGACGAGGCCATCGAAGCCGGCGCCGATCCGAGCACCGTGGAAGTGGTCGACGTCGAGGACATCCCGATGGCCTATCTGGGCGATGCGCTCTGCATTCGCGTCAAAGCCGTCGGCGATCTGATGCTTTAA
- a CDS encoding DUF917 domain-containing protein, which yields MRRKIGIKEIEDMALGATVLGAGGGGDPYVGKLMAIEAIKKYGEVELISPDEVPDDAVVCVSQMMGAPTIMVEKICSGLEPMATYDELVKELGQEPYAIYAVEAGGVNSTIPFILAATRRIPVVDCDLMGRAFPELQMTTLGINGVKGQPAVMADEKGNTVTVRAIDDKWLERISRQATSVMGGYTILASYPCTGRQLKDYCIPDTPTLCEEIGRTLREAREQHADPIEAVLNVTNGFRLFRGKVVDVERKTDGMFVRGRAVVDGLDQDKGSQLIIEFQNENLIALRDGQPVTTSPDLIMSLDMESGSPVTTEGLKYGARIVVVGMPCAPQWRTPEGLAVVGPRAFGYDIDYVPVEQRVAAMNNEEVQA from the coding sequence ATGAGAAGGAAAATCGGCATCAAAGAGATCGAGGACATGGCGCTTGGCGCGACGGTTCTCGGCGCCGGCGGGGGCGGCGACCCGTACGTCGGCAAGCTCATGGCCATCGAGGCCATCAAGAAGTACGGCGAGGTGGAGCTCATCTCGCCCGACGAAGTTCCTGACGACGCCGTGGTGTGCGTGTCCCAGATGATGGGCGCCCCCACCATCATGGTGGAGAAGATCTGCAGCGGCCTGGAGCCCATGGCCACGTACGACGAGCTGGTGAAGGAGCTGGGCCAGGAGCCGTACGCCATCTACGCGGTGGAAGCCGGCGGCGTGAACTCCACCATCCCGTTCATCCTGGCGGCCACGCGCCGCATCCCCGTGGTGGACTGCGATCTCATGGGCCGCGCGTTCCCCGAGCTGCAGATGACCACGCTGGGCATCAACGGCGTGAAGGGACAGCCCGCCGTCATGGCCGATGAGAAGGGCAACACGGTCACGGTGCGCGCGATCGACGACAAGTGGCTCGAGCGCATCTCGCGCCAGGCCACGTCGGTGATGGGCGGTTACACCATCCTGGCGTCGTATCCGTGCACGGGGCGCCAGCTCAAGGACTACTGCATCCCCGACACGCCTACGCTGTGCGAGGAGATCGGCCGCACGCTGCGCGAGGCGCGCGAGCAGCATGCCGACCCCATCGAGGCCGTGCTGAACGTGACGAACGGGTTTCGCCTGTTCCGCGGCAAAGTGGTGGACGTCGAGCGCAAGACCGACGGCATGTTCGTGCGCGGTCGCGCCGTGGTGGACGGGCTCGACCAGGACAAGGGCAGCCAGCTTATCATCGAGTTCCAGAACGAGAACCTCATCGCGCTGCGCGACGGCCAGCCGGTGACCACGTCGCCCGACCTCATCATGTCGCTGGACATGGAGTCCGGCTCGCCCGTGACTACCGAGGGCCTGAAGTACGGCGCTCGCATTGTGGTGGTGGGCATGCCCTGCGCGCCGCAGTGGCGCACGCCCGAGGGCCTGGCCGTGGTAGGGCCGCGCGCGTTCGGCTACGACATCGACTACGTGCCGGTTGAGCAGCGCGTCGCCGCGATGAACAACGAGGAGGTGCAGGCGTAA
- a CDS encoding DUF1177 domain-containing protein, producing MIFKQLIELYDLLDSPSASGAGVVEYLRGIDPACDAETYVLEGPKGSTDMVRVRIPGSRGRAAGGEAPTIGLLGRLGGLGARPERIGFVSDGDGALTALACAAKLLSMHARGDVLPGDVFVSTHVCPHAPTFPHEPVAFMGSPVATADVNREEVGGTQLDAVLVVDTTKGNRIMNKRGFMISPTVKQGCIMRVSEDLVSLVEIATGRRARTYPLSMADITPYGNGLYHLNSILQPCTATDAPVVGVAITTETAVPGCATGATHLTDLDEAGSFMIEAAKAFGEGKCAFYDEDEYARFVERYGSMTHLQGMGALPAEDPEA from the coding sequence ATGATTTTCAAACAGTTGATCGAACTCTACGACCTGCTGGACTCGCCCTCCGCAAGCGGCGCGGGCGTGGTGGAGTACCTGCGCGGCATCGACCCCGCGTGCGATGCCGAAACGTACGTGCTGGAGGGGCCGAAGGGCTCCACCGACATGGTGCGCGTGCGCATCCCCGGTTCGCGCGGGCGCGCCGCCGGCGGCGAGGCGCCCACCATCGGCTTGCTGGGACGCTTGGGCGGCTTGGGCGCGCGGCCCGAGCGCATCGGCTTCGTGTCAGATGGCGACGGCGCGCTGACCGCGCTGGCCTGCGCGGCGAAACTGCTGTCGATGCACGCACGCGGCGACGTGCTGCCGGGCGACGTGTTCGTCTCCACGCACGTGTGCCCGCACGCGCCTACGTTCCCGCACGAGCCGGTGGCGTTCATGGGATCGCCCGTGGCCACGGCCGACGTGAACCGCGAGGAGGTGGGCGGCACGCAGCTGGACGCCGTGCTGGTGGTGGACACGACGAAGGGCAACCGCATCATGAACAAACGCGGCTTCATGATCTCTCCCACGGTGAAGCAGGGCTGCATCATGCGCGTCAGCGAAGACCTCGTGTCGCTGGTGGAAATCGCCACCGGGCGTCGCGCGCGCACATATCCGCTGTCCATGGCCGACATCACGCCGTACGGCAACGGGCTGTACCACCTGAACTCCATCCTGCAGCCGTGCACCGCCACCGACGCGCCTGTCGTGGGCGTGGCCATCACCACCGAGACGGCCGTACCCGGCTGCGCGACCGGAGCCACCCACCTGACCGACCTGGACGAGGCGGGGTCGTTCATGATCGAGGCGGCGAAGGCGTTCGGCGAAGGCAAGTGCGCGTTCTACGACGAAGACGAGTACGCCCGTTTCGTCGAACGCTACGGAAGCATGACCCACCTGCAAGGCATGGGCGCCTTGCCCGCCGAGGATCCGGAGGCGTAA
- a CDS encoding aminopeptidase: MDLQQRARTIIETNLALQPGETLLVVTDDPTREVGELFYEAARAMDHRALIMQMPEGSVAGEEPPAPVAAAMKAADVALCPTAKSITHTNARIKAAAAGTRVVTMPGITMDMLRDGAACADYDQVERRTRQLTERLTHAKHARIEKDGHVLELALTGRDGVASPGVYREPGASGNFPSGEAYIAPLEDGANGTAVIDGSMVGIGTLTEPMTVTIENGRLTRIEGADAQGPYAERLSVLFEQPENGTIAELGIGTNEAAKLCGIILEDEKLYGTVHIAFGTNTSFGGITKADCHLDGIILNPTLYLDDECVIRKGEFL, encoded by the coding sequence ATGGATCTACAGCAACGTGCACGCACCATTATCGAAACGAATCTTGCGCTTCAGCCAGGCGAGACGCTGCTGGTCGTCACCGATGACCCCACCCGCGAGGTGGGCGAGCTGTTCTACGAAGCGGCACGCGCCATGGATCATCGGGCTCTCATCATGCAGATGCCCGAAGGCTCGGTAGCCGGCGAGGAACCGCCCGCGCCGGTAGCGGCGGCTATGAAGGCGGCCGACGTCGCACTGTGCCCCACGGCGAAGTCCATCACGCACACGAACGCGCGCATCAAGGCAGCAGCGGCGGGCACGCGCGTGGTCACCATGCCCGGCATTACCATGGACATGCTGCGCGACGGCGCCGCCTGCGCCGACTACGACCAGGTGGAGCGACGCACCCGCCAACTCACCGAGCGCCTGACGCACGCGAAGCATGCGCGCATCGAGAAGGATGGCCATGTGCTGGAACTTGCGCTGACAGGGCGCGACGGCGTGGCCAGCCCCGGCGTGTACCGCGAGCCGGGTGCCAGCGGCAACTTCCCCTCGGGCGAGGCGTACATCGCACCGCTCGAAGACGGGGCGAACGGGACGGCCGTCATCGACGGCTCGATGGTGGGCATCGGCACGCTGACCGAGCCGATGACGGTCACCATCGAGAACGGACGCCTCACGCGCATCGAGGGCGCCGACGCGCAGGGCCCCTACGCCGAACGCCTGAGCGTGCTGTTCGAACAGCCCGAAAACGGCACCATCGCCGAGCTGGGCATCGGCACGAACGAGGCCGCGAAGCTGTGCGGCATCATCCTCGAAGACGAGAAGCTCTACGGCACCGTCCACATCGCCTTCGGCACGAACACCTCGTTCGGCGGCATCACCAAAGCGGACTGCCACCTCGACGGCATCATCCTCAACCCCACCCTCTACCTCGACGACGAATGCGTCATCCGCAAGGGCGAGTTCCTGTAG